The nucleotide window AAGGTTGCCTGGCTCGGCCTTATCGAGTTTGACCTCGAAACCGTACTGCACGGTGGTGAGGTTGGTTCGCTGATAAGTTTCCAGACGTGTGGGCTGGCCATAGAAGTAATGCACTGCGAATAACGCCGGGCCTTGCGTGCTCGCGTCATGAATGACCGAAAGAATCTCTTTCAGATAGTTGCCACTGTTGTCCTTGGCGAAAAAGCGCCAGTCCTGGGCGGGAAACAGCTTCAAATCAACCACCAGTGCATTCCCTTTGAACGCCAGGCCTTTGGGCAATGGTTGGGTGTCGTACGTTTGCTGGCCGATAGTCGCCAGGAGCAGGGGCATGGAGCCCACCGCGTAGGCCGGTGTTTCTGCAAACAGATTCAGATCGTAGGTGATGGTGCCGCGTAGCGGGTCGACCTGATACGCCTCCGGTGGCAGTTCGATCGGCCCATCGCGCTGCCCCTTGTCATCTTGGGTAAAGAACGTCACCGGGCTTTCGCTGGGATTGAAAGAGGTGCCGAGCAGTTCGTCATTGAAGCTTCTGGGGTGATCGAACTCGATGCGCGCGGCGCTCGGGTCATCGACCGACTGACTGATGCTGATGCTCTTTTTCAATTGCTCCTCGCCCAGCGTTGCACCTTTGAGCCAGGTCGCGGCCTGGTCGTCATACACCACCACGGGCAAGGTCAGTGGCTGGATGGTTTTTTCCGTGGTGTGCTGGTCGAAGCGGCGTACCGGCAGGTCCAGGTTTTTTCGAGTGACCGTGACCCCCGAGAAGTCCAGCAGGCTGACTTCGAGGGTTTCGATCGGTCCGTTGAAGTACACCTTGGTGTAATGCCGGGTCTGTTGCTTTTCAAACGCACGCTGATCGTCGTCGAGCTGTTTTTCGAATGCTTCGCTCCAGCCCTTCTGCTGCTGCATTTGCGCCAGTTGTTTTTGATAGAACGCAATTTGTGCGGCAGTTTCATTGATCGCGCCCGAGCGAGCGAGGAATTGCCCGGTGGCGTCCCTGGCCTGAACGATCAGTGGGTTGAGCGGCGTATCGCGGACCTCGGGGTCTGGCGGCGCGCTGTTACTGAATTCGATTTCGGCATGGTTTTTTTCAAGCTTCAGCAGCGTGACACTGAGGTTGTCGTTGGTGCGCGTCTGGCCGACGTCCTTTTTCGTCAGGTCGAAGCTGTAGAGCCGGCGTGGAGCGATGATTTCCACCTTGCCTTGCAGGCTCACCGGTTGTGGCTGGTTCTTCCTATCCACATCCAGCCCCTCGATGAAGGGGTAGGTCACCGTCAGATCATCGGGGCTGGTCAGGTTGGAGCTCGACGGGCTCAACTGAATGCCTGGATCGGTTTCCGACCATTCCGGCTGGAACGCGATGACGCGCTTGTTGCTCAGGGTCACCGATTGCCATTCCAGGCCATGAGGAAAAAGGAACGTGCCCGGAATGTTGAAGTTGAAGGGGAATACCGGTTGCAGGTCGGTCAGGTAATCCGAACTGGAATCCTTGTGCAGCACGAACAGATCGTTGATGTAGGTGTCGACCAGTGCCTGGGGCGTGGGGTAGTGCTTGAGCACGACGAGGGCGTCTTCGCCGTATTCGGTGACCACCGGTTTGCTGTCGAGCTTGAGTTGTGCGCGCTCGAGCAATAACAGTGAGCCGCCTAGCTCGGCCACGGCGTCCCTGAGTTTCGGATCCTCGATCGTCTCCAGGGATTTTTCGAACTGCGCGGTCTTTTCTTCGAGGCTGACCTGGCGTTTCTCATCGCTGGGCGAACAACCACCGAGCAACAGAGCGAGGCAAAGTCCGGCACTCGTTAAAGGCAATCGCACATCCATTTCCAGTCTTCCTGTCTGACGCCGCTGACCTGTCAATGATCTGGACACTAGCAGAAAAACTTTGTCACACACACGCAGGTTGCGGATTTTCCGGCGGTTTCTGGGTGTAACAGGTGGCTGTTATACTCGCCGCCATTTCCAGCCCTGATGTGAGATTTAATGGAACGCTTTATCGAAAATGCAATGTACGCTTCCCGTTGGCTACTGGCACCGATCTATTTCGGTTTGTCTCTGGGGTTGCTGGCATTGGCGCTCAAATTCTTCCAGGAAGTCTTCCACGTCATCCCTAACGTGTTCTCGATGGTCGAGTCGGAACTGATTCTGGTATTGCTGTCGCTGATCGACATGGCGCTGGTGGGCGGCTTGCTGGTGATGGTGATGATCTCCGGTTACGAGAACTTCGTCTCCCAGCTGGATATCGACGACAGCAAGGAAAAGCTCAACTGGTTGGGCACCATGGATTCATCTTCGTTGAAGATGAAGGTCGCGGCTTCCATCGTGGCGATTTCGTCGATCCACCTGCTGCGAGTCTTCATGGACGCCAAGAACGTCGATCCCGAGCATCTGCAGTGGTACGTGATCATCCACATGACCTTTGTGGTGTCTGCGTTTGCCATGGGCTATCTGGACAAGCTGACCAAGCACTGATCGACTGATTCTTGTGGGAGTGGGCTTGCTCGCGAAGAGGCCATGACATTCAGCATCATCGTTGGCAGTTGCACCGTCTTCGCGAGCAAGCCCGCTCCCACAGAGTTGTGAAACAGACAGGCGGTGTCGTTTGTGGCTTGTGCTTTGGCACGTCGAGGCATATCCCTGTAAGGATCCTGACTCGCCACTGCATGAGGTGCGTTCATGAACCTGCAAGAGTTGAATGTGTTTGCCATCGCCGGAAAGATCGATGAGCTGAACCTGGTTTCGATGGAAGGCGTGTTCTACGTGCTGGAGGCACGGATGCATGGCTCGGCGCACCCATTGCTCGATGCCCACGGCAAGATATTGCAGCTGCGCTCGGTCGAGCATGCGCGTGAAGTGCTTCACGCCTGTCCCAAGTCATTCAACGTTGTACATACCCCGGCTCATGACGAAATGTGCGGTGCCAGCACTGAGGAAAGCCCAAAAGTGCCGAGCACCTTCCGTTCTGCGTAACAGGGCTGACACCGCTCATCAACGTGACGGCATCTGTGCTAGTCTGCTGGCCCTTTTTTATGAAGGGCTCTTCTGGAAGTGCTGTACGAATATTTACCTTTCAGGGATGCCCCACAGCGGAGCAGTGTGATGTCCGAAGTAAATCTGTCCACCGACGAAACCCGCGTCAGCTACGGCATTGGCCGTCAGTTGGGCGACCAGCTGCGTGACAACCCGCCACCGGGCGTTAGCCTGGACGCGATCCTGGCTGGCCTGACCGACGCGTTCGCCGGCAAGCCAAGCCGTGTGGGTCAGGAAGAAATGTCCGCCAGCTTCAAAGTGATCCGCGAGATCATGCAAGCCGAAGCGGCTGCCAAGGCTGAAGCGGCTGCTGGCGAAGGTCTGGCTTTCCTGGCTGAAAACGCCAAGCGCGAAGGCATCACCACCCTGGCTTCCGGCCTGCAATTCGAAGTGCTGACTCAAGGTGAAGGCGCCAAGCCAACCCGTGAGGATCAAGTGCGCACTCACTACCACGGCACCCTGATCGACGGCACTGTGTTCGACAGCTCCTACGAGCGTGGTCAGCCTGCAGAATTCCCGGTTGGCGGCGTCATCGCTGGCTGGACCGAAGCCCTGCAACTGATGAACGCCGGCAGCAAATGGCGTCTGTACGTGCCGAGCGAACTGGCTTACGGCGCTCAAGGCGTTGGCAGCATTCCGCCGCACAGCGTACTGGTATTCGACGTCGAACTGCTCGACGTTCTGTAATGCCCGGCCTGTCGTTATGACGGGCTAATGTGGGAGCGAGCCTGCTCGCGATGCAGTCAACTCGGTTTTTCTGTGAAACCGAGGTGATGCCATCGCGAGCAGGCTCGCTCCCACAGTTTTTTGCGTTGTCTCATAGTTCGATCTTATGGTTCAGCTCACTGGTCGGGCGCAACGCCCGGGCATAGCAGAACAGAAACAGATTGCGCACCAGTTCCTTGAGCACCACCGGCTCACTGGAACTCAGGCCGTTGACGTCCAGATCACCCTGATCCTGCAGCTCGTTCAAGGCTTCTTCTTCAAGCACCGCACAGACTTCCCCGGTTTCCCGATGCAGGATTCTGAGGTAGGGATGTGGGCGGTCCAGCCAGGCATCGATCAAATAAGTCATGGGTCTCATCTCCATTGATGGGTTTCAATGAGAATAATTCTTATTCGTCAAATAGCAAGGACCTATTGGCGGTCTGTGTTTTTTTATGGGTAAAGATTGCGTAAGGTCAAAACGGCTGGCGTTTGGCTATTGCGAGGAATGTTGGGCGAAGCGGGGGGGGGGAGGCGAAGCACCATCCCACGCCAGGCGCGGGATGGAATACAGCAGGCTCAGACTTTTCTGACGAACTCGGATTTGAGCTTCATCGGGCCAATGCCGTCGATCTTGCAGTCGATGTCATGATCGCCATCGCACAGGCGGATGTTCTTGACCTTGGTGCCGACCTTGACCACCAGCGACGTGCCCTTGACCTTGAGATCCTTGATCACGGTGATGATATCGCCGTCCTGCAGAACGTTGCCGACCGAATCCTTTTTCACGGTGTCGTCGGAGGCCACTTCGGCTTCGCCGCTGGCGGACCACTCATGGGCGCACTCCGGGCAGATCAGCTGCGCGCCGTCTTCGTAGGTGTATTCGGAATTGCATTTCGGGCAGGGTGGCAACGTGCTCACTAAAGCTCCTTGGATTCAGGATGGCTAAAAACGCACATTATATAGGGTTTTAGGCAGGAGGGGGGCAACGCTACTCCTGTGGGAGCCGGGCTTGCCCGCGATGCGGGCGCCCCGGTGTTTCAGATGCACCGCGGTGATGCCATCGCAGGCAAGCCAGCTCCCAACAGGAGCCGGTCCTTGCAAGAGGGTGTCAGTGCGTACGGGCTACCGCAAACTCGCTCAATTCCACCAATGCATCGCGGTATTCG belongs to Pseudomonas sp. B21-015 and includes:
- a CDS encoding TIGR00645 family protein — encoded protein: MERFIENAMYASRWLLAPIYFGLSLGLLALALKFFQEVFHVIPNVFSMVESELILVLLSLIDMALVGGLLVMVMISGYENFVSQLDIDDSKEKLNWLGTMDSSSLKMKVAASIVAISSIHLLRVFMDAKNVDPEHLQWYVIIHMTFVVSAFAMGYLDKLTKH
- a CDS encoding DUF6482 family protein encodes the protein MNLQELNVFAIAGKIDELNLVSMEGVFYVLEARMHGSAHPLLDAHGKILQLRSVEHAREVLHACPKSFNVVHTPAHDEMCGASTEESPKVPSTFRSA
- a CDS encoding FKBP-type peptidyl-prolyl cis-trans isomerase — encoded protein: MSEVNLSTDETRVSYGIGRQLGDQLRDNPPPGVSLDAILAGLTDAFAGKPSRVGQEEMSASFKVIREIMQAEAAAKAEAAAGEGLAFLAENAKREGITTLASGLQFEVLTQGEGAKPTREDQVRTHYHGTLIDGTVFDSSYERGQPAEFPVGGVIAGWTEALQLMNAGSKWRLYVPSELAYGAQGVGSIPPHSVLVFDVELLDVL
- a CDS encoding zinc ribbon domain-containing protein YjdM, which encodes MSTLPPCPKCNSEYTYEDGAQLICPECAHEWSASGEAEVASDDTVKKDSVGNVLQDGDIITVIKDLKVKGTSLVVKVGTKVKNIRLCDGDHDIDCKIDGIGPMKLKSEFVRKV